A window of Variovorax paradoxus EPS genomic DNA:
CCTCGGCGCGGCCGGCCCGGTGGCCTCGCTCACGCTGCAGGGCCTGGCGCTGCGCCCGAGCGAGCCCGAAGACGCGCACGCCGATCTCGTGGCCAAGGCGCGCAAGGTGCTGGAGAGCTGGCGCCGCACCTCCGACCCGCTCTTCTGGTCGGCCGTCGAAGACTACGTGCGGCAGCAGGCCTTCTCGCTCGAAACGCAGGCCTACCTCATGCACTGCATCGCGGCCGTGTTCAGCGGCGACACGATGAAGCTCTCGAACGAACAGAGCGAAGCACTCACCGGCCTGCTCACCGACACGTACTGCGATGCGCTCGGCACCGCGGCCACGATGCCTTCGTCGGACATCTACCGGCGCCTGGCCGAAGGCCTGGAAGCGACCGACCGCGAGACCGGCGTGCACCGCATGCTGGGACGTAGCGACGCGGCGCAGATCGCGATGACCACGCTGGTCACCGCCATCGGCCACGGCGGCTCACACTGACACTGAGCGCGGCTGCCCGGTTCTCTGGCGAAGGGCGCGCACGGCGCTGTCGATCGCCGTGTGCCACCTGTCGCGCGTGAAGTCAGGCCGGTTTGCCGCCCGCCGCCATGTGGATCGCGGCGCGAATGCGCGGGTAGGTGCCGCATCGGCAGATGTTGCCGCTCATCGCATTCGTCACCTCGTCGTCGCTGGGCTGCGGCACCTTCTTGAGCAGCGCGCAGGCCGACATCAACTGGCCGCTCTGGCAGTAGCCGCACTGCACGACATCGACCTCGGTCCAGGCACTGCGCAGCGCATCGGCCTCCTTGCCCTGCAGGCCCTCGATGGTGGTGACCTCGCGTGCACCCACCGATTCGAGCGGCGTGACGCAGGAGCGCACCGCCTCGCCGTCCAGGTGCACGGTGCAGGCGCCGCACAACGCCTTGCCGCAGCCGAACTTGGTGCCGACGAGCTGCATCTCGCCGCGCAGCACCCACAGCAAGGGCGTGTCGGGCTCGGCGTTGACGGTGGAGGTCTTGCCGTTGATCCTGATCGTGGTGGTCATGGGGCGTTCCTTTTTATTCGTTCAGGCGAGCTTCAGCGGCAGGCTGCGCAATCGCTGGCCGGTCAGCGCGAACAGCGCGTTCGCCACCGCCGGCGCGATGGGCGGCGTGCCCGGTTCGCCGACGCCGCCGGGGCGGTCGCTGCCCGCGACGATCTCGGTCTCGATGACCGGGCACTCGTTCATGCGCAGCGGCATGTAGTCGTGGAAATTGCTCTGCTGCACCTGGCCCTTTTCGATGGTGATCTCGCCGTGCAGCGCAGCCGAGAGGCCGTAGACGATGCCGCCCTCCATCTGCTGGCGAATGAGGTTGGGATTGACCGGCACGCCGCAGTCGATGACGCAGACCACGCGGTGCACGCGGATCTGCTTGTCCGCCGAGACCGACACTTCGGCCACCTGCGCGACGATGCTGCCGAACGCGCGATGGATGGCAACGCCGCGCGCACGCTTCGCGCCGTCGGGCGCATCGGCCAGCGGCTTCCCCCAGCCCGACAACTCGGCCGCGCGTTGCAGCACGTGCAGATGGCGCGGGTCTTTCGCGAGCAACGTGGCGCGGAAGGCGACCGGGTCCTTGCCGGCAGCGGCTGCGCACTCGTCGATGAAGCTCTCGACGAAGAAGCCGTTCTGCGAATGCGCCACCGAGCGCCACACGCCGGTGGTCACCGCAGACTCCACCGGTTCGTGGGCCACGCGGGCGTTGGGGAAGTCGTAGGCCGTGTTCCAGGCGCCGTCGGTCGAGGTGTCCATGAACGACGGCGCACCCAGGCTGGAGCCGGCCGTGGTGGTCTGCCACGCGACCAGCGCACCGTTCGCATCGAGGCCCGCCTTGCAGCGC
This region includes:
- a CDS encoding (2Fe-2S)-binding protein, which encodes MTTTIRINGKTSTVNAEPDTPLLWVLRGEMQLVGTKFGCGKALCGACTVHLDGEAVRSCVTPLESVGAREVTTIEGLQGKEADALRSAWTEVDVVQCGYCQSGQLMSACALLKKVPQPSDDEVTNAMSGNICRCGTYPRIRAAIHMAAGGKPA